One Denticeps clupeoides chromosome 12, fDenClu1.1, whole genome shotgun sequence genomic window carries:
- the lrrn1 gene encoding leucine-rich repeat neuronal protein 1 — protein MARETSVCFKLGRIRVVLSLVLFALSSVQSTECPQLCVCEIRPWFTPQSTYREATTVDCNDLRLTRIPGNLSSDTQVLLLQSNYIARTSEELEQLYNLTELDLSQNNFSSIRDVGLTNMSQLTTLHLEENQIVEMPDYCLQDLTNLQELYINHNQISTISPSAFAGLRNLLRLHLNSNKLKAIDSRWFDSTPNLEILMIGENPVVGILDLNFKPLVNLRSLVLAGMELTDVPGNAFVGLENLESLSFYDNKLVGVPQHALQKLPNLKFLDLNKNPVHKIQEGDFKNMLRLKELGINNMAELVSIDRYALDNLPELTKLEATNNPKFSYINRQAFRDIPSLESLMLNNNALNSLYQATVESLPNLREISIHSNPLRCDCVIQWMTSNKTSIRFMEPLSMFCTMPPELRGQHVREVLLQDSADQCLPMISHDTFPSHLNLDIGMTVNLDCRAMAEPEPEIYWVTPLGSKVMMDTVSDKYYLNSEGTLRINHIQVDDSGRYTCVAQNTEGADTRVTSIRVNGTLLDSTQLMKIYVKHTESHSILVSWKVNSNVMTSNLKWSSATMKIDNPHITYTARVPVDVHEYNLTHLQPATEYEVCLSVSNVHQQTQKSCVNVTTKHATFAVEISDQGTNTALAAVMGTMFAIISLATFAVYIAKRWKRKNYHHSLKKYMQKTSSIPLNELYPPLINLWEADSDKDKDGSSESKPSQVDTTRSYYMW, from the coding sequence ATGGCTAGAGAGACGTCTGTCTGTTTCAAACTGGGCCGCATTCGTGTTGTTCTGTCACTGGTGCTGTTTGCACTGTCCTCAGTACAGAGCACTGAGTGCCctcagctttgtgtgtgtgaaatacgCCCTTGGTTTACCCCTCAGTCCACCTACAGAGAAGCCACCACAGTTGACTGCAATGACCTCCGCCTTACTCGAATACCTGGCAATCTATCCAGTGACACACAGGTGCTCCTGCTGCAGAGTAACTACATTGCCAGAACCAGCgaggagctggagcagctcTACAACCTAACGGAACTGGACCTATCCCAGAACAACTTCAGCAGCATCCGGGACGTCGGCCTGACCAACATGTCCCAGCTGACCACCCTGCACCTGGAGGAGAACCAGATTGTAGAGATGCCAGATTACTGCCTGCAGGATCTTACCAATCTCCAGGAACTGTACATTAACCACAACCAGATCAGCACCATTTCACCCAGTGCCTTTGCCGGGCTGCGCAACCTCCTGAGGCTCCATCTCAACTCCAACAAGCTCAAAGCCATCGACAGTCGCTGGTTTGATTCCACCCCTAACCTTGAGATCCTCATGATTGGAGAAAACCCTGTTGTTGGCATTCTGGACTTGAACTTTAAACCTCTTGTTAATTTAAGGAGTTTGGTGCTAGCAGGGATGGAACTGACAGACGTTCCTGGGAATGCGTTTGTTGGACTAGAAAATTTGGAAAGCCTTTCGTTTTACGACAACAAACTTGTTGGAGTGCCACAACATGCCCTGCAAAAGCTGCCGAATTTAAAATTTTTGGATTTAAACAAAAACCCGGTCCATAAGATCCAGGAGGGTGATTTCAAGAACATGCTGCGTTTGAAAGAGCTTGGTATTAACAACATGGCTGAGCTGGTTTCCATTGATCGTTATGCCCTCGATAATCTCCCAGAGTTGACCAAACTTGAGGCCACCAACAACCCCAAGTTTTCCTACATTAACCGACAAGCATTCCGTGACATCCCGTCTTTGGAAAGCCTCATGCTGAATAACAATGCTCTCAATTCCCTCTATCAGGCAACCGTTGAGTCGCTTCCCAACCTGCGGGAGATCAGCATACATAGCAACCCGCTGCGCTGCGACTGTGTCATTCAGTGGATGACCTCCAACAAGACCAGCATCCGCTTCATGGAACCTCTGTCAATGTTCTGCACTATGCCACCAGAGCTGAGGGGGCAGCACGTTAGGGAGGTGTTGCTTCAGGACTCAGCCGACCAATGCTTGCCGATGATATCTCATGATACCTTTCCCAGCCATCTTAACCTGGACATTGGAATGACAGTAAATCTGGACTGCAGAGCCATGGCTGAACCAGAACCTGAGATTTATTGGGTGACACCCTTGGGCAGTAAGGTCATGATGGACACTGTGTCTGACAAGTATTACCTGAACAGTGAGGGGACGTTGCGCATAAACCACATACAGGTGGACGACTCCGGTCGGTATACATGTGTAGCCCAGAACACGGAAGGCGCAGACACCCGAGTGACTTCCATCCGTGTGAACGGGACACTCTTAGACAGCACACAGCTCATGAAGATCTACGTCAAGCACACAGAGTCCCATTCCATCCTGGTGTCCTGGAAGGTCAACTCTAATGTCATGACCTCCAACCTCAAGTGGTCCTCTGCCACTATGAAGATTGACAACCCCCACATCACCTACACAGCCAGGGTACCTGTGGACGTGCACGAGTACAACCTCACTCACCTCCAGCCTGCAACAGAGTATGAGGTCTGCCTGTCCGTCTCCAATGTCCACCAGCAGACGCAGAAGTCCTGTGTCAACGTCACCACCAAGCATGCTACTTTCGCCGTGGAGATCTCCGACCAGGGCACTAATACAGCCCTCGCCGCAGTCATGGGCACAATGTTTGCCATCATCAGCCTGGCCACCTTCGCTGTGTACATCGCCAAGCGATGGAAGAGGAAGAACTACCACCACTCCCTGAAAAAGTACATGCAGAAGACCTCCTCCATCCCTTTAAATGAACTGTACCCTCCCCTCATCAACCTGTGGGAAGCCGACAGTGATAAAGACAAAGACGGGTCTTCAGAGAGCAAGCCCTCCCAGGTCGACACAACAAGAAGCTACTACATGTGGTAA